In Paralcaligenes sp. KSB-10, the following are encoded in one genomic region:
- a CDS encoding helicase HerA-like C-terminal domain-containing protein, with translation MADPILIAKNAHIELSLLPELANRHGCITGATGTGKTVTLQVLAEAFSRMGTPVFMADIKGDLSGISQSGANTPKLQERLQKLGLPEPAWGGCPTVFWDVLGQQGHPIRATISDMGPLLLARMLELNETQEGVLSLVFKVADDEGQLILDMKDLRAMLQNVADRAGELKTRYGNVSAASIGTIQRGLLQLESQGADQFFGEPMLDVFDLIRVNEKGQGVVNVLAADKLMQAPRLYAVFLLWMLADLYEKLPEIGDPEKPKFVFFFDEAHLLFNDAPKALLEKIEQVVRLVRSKGVGIYFVTQNPLDIPDTVLGQLGNRVQHALRAFTPRDQKAVKTAAQTMRVNPDLDIETAITELGVGEALVSMLDAKGRPCVTQRAWMLAPGSRIGPATDAERQAVRASSLLGGKYEQAIDRESAYEVLQKRVEGGSAPGGDAAGAPASGARQGQAGTGGLLGTVNDFLFGSTGPRGGRREGVVQSVVKSVARQTASSLVRGVLGSLIGRR, from the coding sequence ATTACGGGTGCGACAGGTACCGGCAAGACGGTCACGCTGCAAGTCCTGGCCGAGGCATTTTCCCGCATGGGGACGCCGGTTTTCATGGCCGACATCAAGGGCGATCTCAGCGGAATCTCCCAGTCGGGCGCAAACACTCCAAAACTGCAGGAACGACTTCAGAAGCTGGGCTTGCCCGAGCCGGCCTGGGGGGGCTGCCCGACCGTATTCTGGGACGTGCTGGGCCAGCAGGGACATCCGATCCGAGCCACGATTTCCGATATGGGGCCTTTGTTGCTGGCCCGCATGCTGGAACTCAATGAAACCCAGGAAGGGGTGTTGAGCCTGGTGTTCAAAGTGGCCGACGACGAAGGGCAGTTGATACTCGATATGAAAGATTTGCGGGCCATGTTGCAAAATGTGGCCGATCGGGCAGGGGAGCTCAAAACGCGTTATGGCAATGTGTCGGCGGCATCGATTGGCACGATTCAGCGCGGTTTGCTGCAATTGGAATCGCAAGGGGCCGATCAGTTCTTCGGCGAGCCCATGCTCGATGTGTTCGACCTGATCCGCGTCAATGAAAAAGGCCAGGGTGTCGTCAATGTGCTGGCGGCCGACAAACTCATGCAGGCGCCGCGTCTGTATGCTGTGTTTTTACTGTGGATGCTGGCTGATCTGTACGAAAAATTGCCGGAGATAGGCGATCCGGAAAAGCCCAAGTTCGTTTTCTTCTTCGATGAAGCGCACCTGCTGTTCAACGATGCGCCCAAGGCCTTGCTCGAAAAAATCGAGCAGGTCGTGCGCCTGGTGCGATCCAAGGGCGTGGGCATTTATTTTGTGACGCAAAATCCCCTCGATATTCCGGATACCGTTCTGGGACAGTTGGGAAACCGGGTGCAGCATGCTTTGCGAGCCTTTACCCCGCGCGATCAGAAAGCGGTCAAGACAGCGGCCCAGACCATGCGTGTCAACCCGGATCTCGATATCGAAACCGCGATTACCGAGCTGGGCGTGGGTGAAGCGCTGGTGTCGATGCTGGATGCCAAGGGGCGGCCTTGCGTGACGCAGCGTGCCTGGATGCTGGCCCCGGGCAGCCGGATTGGCCCGGCTACCGATGCCGAGCGCCAGGCGGTACGGGCTTCATCCTTGCTGGGTGGCAAGTACGAGCAGGCTATCGATCGTGAATCGGCCTACGAGGTTTTGCAGAAGCGTGTCGAAGGCGGCTCGGCGCCTGGCGGTGACGCCGCAGGCGCGCCCGCGTCCGGTGCACGGCAGGGCCAGGCCGGCACGGGAGGACTGCTGGGAACCGTCAACGACTTTCTTTTCGGCTCCACCGGGCCACGCGGCGGCCGTCGCGAAGGGGTGGTGCAGTCTGTGGTCAAAAGTGTGGCGCGCCAGACGGCAAGCAGCCTGGTTCGCGGCGTACTGGGTTCTCTGATAGGGCGCCGCTAG